In Paraburkholderia terrae, the DNA window AAGGTCAGAAGGCCGCCGCGAAGAAGACGCTCGAACAGATCGTCGCGCAGTACGGCGGCTCGGATGTCGCGCAATCGGCGCAAAGCAAGCTTTCGCAGATCAAGTGATGTTTGTGCGTCCGGCATGAGCCGGGCGTCTGCAGTGTCCGTGTGTTGAATGCAGTAAAACGCGCAGTGTCGACGCTTCAATAACCGATACGCGCGCCTCTCGCCGGAAAGCCCGGGACTTCATCGTTCCGGGCTTTTCTTTTGCGTGGATCGCTTGTTGGTCGGGCCGCGCCGGTTGACACATTTTGGCTCGGCCGATATAATTCCGCTTCTCTTTTGGGTCGTTAGCTCAGCTGGTAGAGCAGCGGACTTTTAATCCGTTGGTCACAGGTTCGAATCCCGTACGGCCTACCAAAAGATTCAAAGGGCTTAGCTTCGGCTAAGCCCTTTTCAATTTCTGGCGGCCAATACGTCATGCCAGTTGGACCTGCCGCCATTCAGCGCTCCTGCCCGTCAACGCGTCTGATCAACGCATTCGCTCCTGCCCGTCAACGCGTCTGATCAACGCATTCGCTCCTGCCCGGCACTCGCAAACGCCATCATTTCGACGCGAAAAAATTACCCACCACGAGTTTCATTTTCATTAAGGCTACGCCAAAATTACTGGATAGATTCAATTGTCCAACTTCATTTACAACCAATAAAAAGCCTTAATTAATTCGAAATGTCACCGGCAAACAATATGTTTTCAGGGTAGACGTTGCGCAACACCCAACACCTCAATTCCCGCCTCAAACCCTTGCCTGGCCTGCACCAGACGCATGCATTGCGATAACCGGCACGCACCGTTTCAGCCATATCCCAATCGCCATTCAGCAAGAATAGTGTTTTCCCGACAATAAACCCTTCTCCGTAGTCAATTTCAGCCAATTAATCCGCGTAAGCGAATTGTCTACTGCATAATCCAACCGACCTTCAATCATCAGCGCATCTCTAACCTGAAAAGGGTTGATCCGGTGACCGACAAACTGCTTACCGATTGGAGTACTGCGTCGCTGGGAAAAAGCACGGCGGCCGCCGACAAGCGGACCGTCTTCTACGTGCAGCCGATGATCGCCCACTACCGGATGGAGGTCGTCGAGTCACTGAACCGGCTCTTTTCCGTCAAGCTTTTTGCCAGTTCGGCAGGGGTGGAATCGAACGGCTTTTCGCGGGAGAACCCCACGTGCGAGGAGTTCGTCGAAACACACATCAGCCACGTCTTTTCGCCGGGTATCAACATGCAGCGGGAAGTCGTCGGAAGAATCGTGCGCGAGCGCCCCGCTGCCGTGCTGATATTCGCGGACATCCGCTATCTGTCGCTCTGGCTCGCGCTGATGGCCGGCCGCGCGATGCGCATTCCCGTCCTGATCCACGGTCAGGGCCTGTACCGGCACGAAGACGACGTCGGCATGATCCGCTCGCTGTGCTACCGGATCGCCGTCGCGCTGTCGACGCAATACATCTGCTACACCGACGCGTCCAAGCGTTCACTGGAAAGCGTCGGTTGTCCTTCCGGGAAACTGATCGTGGCCGATAACTCGCTGACCGTCGAACACACCGTCGATCCCGCCGAAAAGTCGGGCAAGGAAACGGGCATCCTGTTCCTTGGACGGCTGCGCGACGACTCGAACGTCGGCGCGCTGATCGAAGCCGTCGGCCGTCTGCGCAGCGAGGATCATCAGATCACCCTGCATCTGGTCGGCGGCGGCAAGCACGGCGCGCAGCTCAAGCGCGTGTACGGCGACCGCGACTATGTCATCTGGTACGGACCGGTGTTCGACGAAAGCCGCATCGCGGCGATCAGTCGGCTTTGCCGCATCGGCTGCTATCCGGGGGCAGCGGGCCTGAGCGTGGTCCACATGTTCGGGCTGAGCCTGCCGCCGCTCGTTCACGACGAGCTGCAGCGGCACATGGGTCCCGAGCCGGGCTATGTCGAAGAAGGCAGCACGGGGTTCTTCTATCCGCGCGAAGGCGGTGTGGATGCACTCGCGGATACGCTGCGGCGCGTGTGGACGATGTCGCCCGAAATGATGCGCGCGGCAAGCACCGCCGCCTATTCGAAGTATCAACAGCTGAATTCGCCGACCCTCGGCAGAAAGCTGGCCGAGATCGTTCGCGCGTCGCTGAAGCCTTGATCGAGGCATTTCGCGAACACAGCCCAGCGGCACCCTTTTCATCCCGTCCCGAGCAGGAAACCTAAGCCCGCGCGCCGATCACCTGCTGCGCCACGGCCAGATAGCGCTGCGCCGTATCCTGCAGCGTCAAGCCCGCCAGCGACCTCGGCATCTTAGGCTGCGCCAGCGCGCCCAGCAGCGCGGCGACATAGGCGGCCGTATCGTCCGTATCGACGAGTTGCACGCAGGGCAGCGTCTTCGCGAACTGGAACGGCGTGATCGTGCTCGCGACGACGGGTATCCCCGACGCCAACGCTTCCAGAAACGCAATGCTGTGCCCTTCCGAACGCGACGGCATCGCGAACACATTCGACGCGCGCAGCACGCCGCTCACGTCCGTATGCGGACCATCCACGCTCACCCGGCCTTCGAGCCCGAGCTTCTTCACCAGATCCTGGATCGCGGCTAGATAGGCCGGGTCTTCGACCACGCCGTACAACTGCAGCCGCACATCCGTCACCTGCGCCGCGACCTCGCGAAACGCATGCACCGTCTGCAGCTGGTTCTTCACCGACGTGTACCGGCCGATCTGCACGATCCGCGGCGGCGTATCGCCTGAGCGCGGCCGGTCGTCGAATGCAAAGCGCGACATGTCGACGCCGTTCGGGATCATCGTCAACAGCGGATGCGAGCCGACGCAGTCCGTATAGTCCCGCACGTTCGCGGGCGACACGCCGATCACCGCCCTCGCTCGCGACGACAGCACGCGCTCGACGTTGCGAAACAGCTTGCGCTCGAAATCGTTGACGGCGGAATGCATCACGTAGATCACGGGCACCTTGCTCGGCAGCGCGCGCGCGTAGAACGCGGGGATCGTCGCGTGCGCAAACACGACGTCGGGCCGAAAGCGCCGCAGCACGCCCGCCAGATGCATCAGTTTGCCAGGCAGGCTCGGGCGCCTGGCCGGAAACACGCACTCGACGCCGTGGCTCGTCAGTTCGCGCGTGAACGGCGCGAAGTCGGGCCGCTCGGGCATCAGCGCGGTCACGCCGACCACGCTGCCGTCGCGCTGCTGATGTATCGCGAGATCCTTCGCCAGCACTTCCGCGCCCGACAGACGCGGCTCCAGCACGAGATGAAGTATCCGCATCACATCACCTTCGCGGTGCGATAGATCATCCACGCGGCCGCCGAACTCAGGCCGACCGTCATCGCCCATGCGATACCCGTGACGCCCCAATAATGCGTCGCTGGCGGCACGCAGGCGAGCAGCACGAACACCTGGATCACCGACGCTTGCGTCGTCGCCTTCGCGTCGCCGACGGCCCGCAGATACGACACCAGCACCGCGATCAGCGCGCCGATCGCCATGTTGATCACGAAGATCTTGAAGAGCGGCACGGCGGGCAGCCAGGCCGGGCCGAGTATCAGCGCGAAGAGCCAGTGCGCCGCGAACCGCAGCACGATCACGACCGCCACCAGCCCGAGCGCGATCACGCCGATATAGCGCCTGAAAAGCCGCGCGGCGGCATGCGGATCGGCGCGGTGGCGCGCCGCGAAGGTCGGAAACAGGTACTGCGACATCGCGATCGCGGCATCGGCGAGCAGCATTTGCGCGAGCCGCGACGACATCTGATACGCGCCGAGTTGCGCGGGCCCGAGCAGCTTGCCGACCACCACCTTGTCGAACTGGTTGAGGATCAGATTGACGACGCTGCCCGCCCAGATCCAGCGGCTAAAGCCAATGTAGTGGCCAATACCCGACCAGCGCAGGCGGATAGGCGGACGCGGTTTCATCGTGATCCAGGTGAGCGTCGTCTTCAGCGACTCGCCGACGATCATCCCGAGCAGCACCGAGTACGCACCCGCGCCCGCCAGCGCGAGCGCCAGCCCGCAACAGCAGTCGACGAAAGCCGCCGACACCTCGATGATCGCGACATGCTGGAAGCGCCGCTCGCGCTGCACGACGTAATACGCGGGCGACGCGATGCCGCGCAACAGCGGCAACAGCGCGGCGAGCTGCAACAGCAGCAGCGCGCCGCCGAGATGGAACTGGCTGTTCATCAGCGGCGCGATCGCGACGAGCGCCACGCCGATGATCAGGCCGCGCGTCGCTAGCGTGGTCCAGACGGAGCCAAGTTCATCGCGTGTCGGCGCGGCCTGCCCCTGGATCACCGCCTGCGACAGGCCCGTATCCGACATGGCTTCCGCAATCGCGACGGCGAGCAGCGCGACGCTCACGCTGCCGATCGCTTCCGGCCCGAGAATGCGGCCGATCGCGAGAAACTTGACGGCAACGAGCCCGCGCATCAACACCTGCTGCAACAGCACCCATGTCGCTGCGCTCGAACCCAGGCCTGCCCTGAACGAAAACGCCGGTAGCCTCATCGTCCGCAATGTTTTTCTCCCCTTGATCTGAGTTAGCGCTCTAGCGCCACCTCAACCCGTTGCGCATACCCATGCGCGCCGCAGACACAGCCTGTCCGCCGGCTCACGCACGCCGTCCCTCAAGGTAACCCGCCACACCCGCACACGGACGCCATCTGTCAGTCAGATTCGGCAACCCGCCCCCTCCGGCTGTCTGTTGTCGCCAAACAAATGGCGAAATTGTCGGTTCGCGCCGAATACGTAATGCTAAGGTGAACGCAAGGCTGCTCCTTAAGATCGCCATGGAACGCGCAACCCATCTCGTGTCAGTCGAAGCCCCCATCGCCGATGCTGCGAGACTCGGCTATGTCGTCATCATTGAGCCCAATTTCACCGGGCATCGGTGGCGCTATGTCGAGTGGATCGCACAGGCCTGCCTCGAAGCCGGCCATCCCGTTCTCGTCGTGACCGAGAACTCGAACGAAGATCATCGCCTCGCCCGCGAGATCATGTCGGCAAGGCGCGAGGACCTGCAGATCGCCTTCGTCGACGCAGAAAGCCAGCGTCACAGCCGCGGCCTGAAGCGCATCAGCTACGCGCGGTTTCACGCGTATTTCAAGCTCGCCTACGACTCCGTCAAGCGCGCCGAACGCATACGTCTCGTCGTCGTGCCGTATGTCGATTACTTCTTTCACGCGCTGCCGCTGCTCGGCTCGCCGTTCGGCAAGACGCCGTGGATCGCGATCACGATGCGCGCGACGTTCCATCATCGCAAGGTCGGTGTGCGCACGCCGGGACGGCCGCTCGTCAATACGCTGAAGTCGCTGCTGTTTCGTCGCGCCGTCCATACGAGAGGGCTGCGCACGCTGCTGTCGATCGATCCGACACTGCCCGAATGGGTCGGCCGCGTGAAGCCGAAACATGGCGCGTCCGTCGAATACGTCGCCGATCCGTTCCCCGATGCGAAGGCCGAAGACCCCCTCGTCGCGCGCGAGCGTCTCGGGCTCGATCCCGCTGGCCGCTATCTGCTCGTCTACGGCTCGATCAGCGAGCGCAAGGGCATCTGCGAACTCACCGAAGCGCTCGCGGGCATGAAGGACGCGCCGACGCTCCTGCTCGCCGGCGAACAGGACCAGGAAGTGCGCGGCTTCATGCGGGCGTTCATTCCGATCCTGAAGCCCGCGCCCGTGATCCTTGATCAGTTCGTTTCGAACGAGATGGAGCGCGACCTGTTCTCCGCATGCGACGTCGTCTGGCTCGGCTACAAAGGCCACTACGGAATGAGCGGCGTGCTCGTGCAGGCCTATCGCTTCGACAAGCCCGTTGTCGCAACGAGCGACGGGCTGATCGGCTGGTTCTGCCGCGGCGGGCAACTCGGGCCGTGCCTCGACGATCTGTCGGCGGCATCGATCACGCAAGCGCTCGGCGAAGTTGCCGCGCAATGGCAGCGCGGCGAGAAGCATCAACGTCCGCTCGATCATCTGCTCGCGCGCAACACGCTCGGTCAATTCAAGGAAACGCTGCGCCAGGCGATCACGGCCGCTGTCGAAACGCGCGTCTGATACGGCGCGCGTATTGCAGCGGTGATCCCCCGCATCGGCATGCGTGCAGGCGCACCGCTCAATCCGACGTTTCGCTGCTCACCCGCTCGATCCGTTTCACGCGCGCGACGCGCGGCAGCAGCACCTGACGCGCCCATTGCGCGCAAGGCCGCTCGATGCGCGTCGCGCTGATCCGCGCGGCCACATAGCTCGCACAACACGCGAACACGGCAGCAATCGCGAAGCCGAGCACGGGCACGCGGTGATCGAGTGCATCGAGCGGCGTCTTCAATGCAACGCGCACGACCAGGATCACGACGAAGCTCCAGATATACAACCCGTAGCTGTTTTGCCCAAACGCGGCAACGATCCGCGCGCCCGGATAACGGCGCGGCAGTTGCGCGAGCAGCAGCAACAGTGCGGCCGCTGCGCACGCGGCAACCGTCGGCGCGAGCCAGTGCGCGAGGCCAAGCCCCGAACCCGTCGCGTACAGCAGCGCGAGCAGCACTGCACAAGCGGCGACCGTACACGCGATGCCGAACATCGACAGCTTCATGCCGTCGCGTAACAGAAGCCGCTTGCCATAGCGCGCGAGCACGAAGCCGATGACGAAGCATGGCAGTTGCGTCGGCGGCCAGTAATAGATGAACGAATTGTTCTCGACGGTGCAGGCGTCGTCGGCGCAGGCGCCCGCCGTCAGCGCCACCGCGCTGATCACCAGCAGCGCCAGCGACGTACGCCACAAGCCGCGTCGCGTGCGCGTCGCGATGAAGATGAGCGGCGCGAACAGATAGAAGGACATCTCCACGCCAATCGACCAGCCGCCCGGCACCACAGTATTGACGGCGCTCGGCACCCACGCATGGATGAAGACGAGATTCGCCACGACGTCGCTAACGCCATGCGCCGCCGTGACCTGCGTATCGAATCGTCCCGCCAGATGATTGCCGAGCGAATACACGGCAATCGCAACGTAATACAGCGGCGCGATGCGAAAGAAGCGCTTGACGTAGAAGCGTCGCGCGATCAGCGAGCGGTCGTCGCCGAAGCGTTTCGTTTCGGCTTCGAGTGTCAGCATGATCGTCACGGCGCTGATGACGAAGAACAGCTGCACGCCGTATTGCCCCATATCCGACACGGCCTGCAGCCAGGTAGGCAGCGCGGGCATAAAGAGCGCGAGATGCACGAGAATCACGCCGACAATGGCGAGCGCGCGGCCGGCATCGAGTGCGGCGACGCGAGCTTCGTCGTGCGCCGCAGCCTTCGTGACGGACGCACTCGTTGCCGTGATGACCACGCAGCGGTCACCGATACGGTCAAGCCATGTCAGCGTTCCTGTGAAGCTCACGCAAATCCTCCCCTTGCGAGCCGGATGCTTCGCCCGCCTGCGCGCACGCGACGCGTGCAACATGCTGCAGCAATGAATGGGCCGGAATCAGGACAGCTGCCCGCCGACGGGCATTTCCTCGCGCACCGACGCGTTGCGTTTAGCCGGGAACAGCGCATTGCGCAGCCGCAGGAACGGATACTCGACGGCGCGCGTCATCACGTAACCCGCGATGATCGCGACGGCAGCCTGCGCGGCCAGCGCGACGAACCAGATCGCGGCGGGCGGCAAGCCAAGTGCCGTCGCCTTGCGGATCACGATGTCGCCGGGCGCGAGCGCGAGCGAATGCCACAGGTAGATGCCGTACGAGTACACGCCAAGCCACGCAACCGCGCGGTACACGCGCGAATCGCGCACCTTGCCCGAGTGCTCGAGCACCAGCACGATGAACGCGCAAAAGCCGATTGCCTGAATCGTATAGCCGATGCTCTCATCGAGCGGTTCGTGCTTCGTCGCGAGCACGAGCCATGCGACCAGCACGGCCACCACTGCCAGCAGCCAGCCGGTCCGCTTCGCGATGCCTTGATAGACATCGGGCTTCATCCAGTAGATCGCGGCGAGAATCACGCCGTACAGCAAACTGTCGATCCGGTACTGCGTATAGAAGAACGCTGCCTGCAAATCGCCGCCCGCGACTTCCAGGCAACGCGCGATCAGCACGATCACGCAGATCCCGCCCAGCACGCTGATGATCGAGCCGGCGCGCATCTTCCAGCGCGCGAACAGCAGCAGCAAGGCGGGCAGAAAGAGATAGAAGTGCTCTTCGACGGCGAGGCTCCATGTCTGCGAGATCGATGTGCCGAAGTAGTTCTGCAAGTGTGTCAGGTTCTGCCAGAGGAACGTGTCCAGCGGATGGCGGCCGACGATCGAATGAAACAGGATCAGCACGTAGTAAGCGGGCCAGATCTTGAACATCCGCCGCACGATAAAGCGCCACGCGTCGACGTGGCCCTTCTCCGCGTATTGCCGCAGCAGCAGCCCGCCGACGAGAAAGCCGCTCAGTGTGAAGAACAGGTTCACGCCCTCGCGGCCGAAGTTCTTCAGCGGATACTCGATGATCGAGATCAGCGCGCTGCCCGTGTGATTCACATGAAAGTGGTAGCCCATCACCGCGATGATCGCGATGCCGCGCACGAAGTCGAGTTCGACCGACCTGCCTCGCATCATCGATTGCGCGCTGCCGAATAGCTTCATGCCTGTTCCCCTTCGACGTCGTTTGCTAGTCTTGATTGTGAGCCGCCACGCGGAGAGCCACTGCCTCGCTCGTGCCTCGAGTGACCTGGCGCATTCAATGCATGCAGGCATGCGTCGACGGGCACTTTTCGCACGATATTCCAGCCATGTTGCTTGCTCGGCCGCGCACCCGTACGCCAAGTTGCTGCCCTTATCGGACAGCCTGGCCGCGCGTGCCGAACCGTCTGACCAGACGCTTTTGGCGCATCGTTTGACCCCGCCAGAACCCAGGCGTATTACGCCTGTGCCGGACTTCACGCCAGGCGCTCCATTTATATTCAGACTGAACAGTGGCGCGCGTCGCCCTGCCACGATGAAGATATCGCACCGCACCGGGAGAGGGAGAATCGATGCGCAACAAGTACGCTACGTTGTGGATCTGGATGTGCTTGTGTCCACTCGCGCTCGACTACAAGGCACCGGACGCGGATTCGGGCCACGCCGCGCAGATCCTGCTCGTCGCGCCGACTTTCGCTGCCGCGCTCGCGCTGATCTTCATCGCGCCGCGCTTTCGCGAAGCGTCTCCGTTGCGCCGGTTCGTCACCCTTTGCCTCGTGCTGAGCGTGCCCGGCAGCCTGATCGCGCAATTCGTGCAAGACAACGATTTCGGCAACTATCTGCGCGTCGTGTTGCCGTTTCTGCTGTTTCTGCTCGGCTACGCGATGGCCTGCCATCCTTGGGCTGAAAACCGCATCGGGCAGATGGAAAAGGCCCTCTTCTGGGCGAACCTCATCTGTCTGGTCTTCACGTTCGTGTTCGGCATTGCGACGGGCGGCGGAATGGGCGGCATCGCCGACGTGCGCTTTCGTATCGTCTCTGTGACGCTGCTCGGCCTGCAAGGCGTGCTGCTGCACGAATTCGTGCTCGCGCGGCGCTTTTCGCCGTTCATGCTCGCGGTGTTTCTCGGCACGGTGCTCGTCGAGCTGTTGAGCGTGACCCGCAGTCTGCTGGTCGGCACGGTGCTGCTGTTCATGATGGCCGCGTGGATGAGCGCGCCGTCGCTGCGTTACCTGCTGCGCTCGGCCATCCGTACGTTTATCGTGAGTATCGTGCTCGGCGCGATGGGCGCGCTCGCCGTACTGAGCATGCCGTCCGTCAGCGAGCACTGGATGCAGCGCTTCACGGCCGCCTCCAATACGCAGACGGGCAAGGACCCGACGACCATCACGCGTCTTGCCGAGATCAAGGATCAGTTCGACCAGGTCACGTCGTCGACGCAATCGCTGCTGCTCGGCGAGGGCTACGGCCATTACTACCGCTATTCGCCGCAATATCTGCCTGATCTCGCGGGACAGATCAGCGAGAAGGATTTCTACGCGATCCGCGAATGGGCGGCGGGCCACAACTTCTGGATCTATCAGCTGTTCGCGGGCGGCCTGCTGTTCGGCCTCGCGCTGCCGCTCGCGGTGCTGGTGACGCTGGCGCACTGCACGCTCGCTTACCGACGATGGCGCGCGAAAAGTCCCGGTGCGCCACTTTTGCCCGTGTTTGGCCGCTCGCTCCTGCTGCTCGCCGCGCTGCCTGCCCAATCGATCGGTGGCAATCCACTCGGGCCGCGTTTCTCGGGACTTGTATTCGGCGTCGCGCTCGGTTTGACCGTCGCGACGTATTGCCGTTTGCATCGACAGCTGGACGCAAAGGCGCGCTTGAGAGTCGAGCCCGTGACGCCGCCGCCATCGGCGCGCGCAACAGCCGTCGCGCAGAAACCGCCGACGCAACCGCCCGTCCAGCCGCCCCGCCCCGCGCCATTCGCATCGGCTGCCGCGCGAGGCTCGCTGAAAGACGCAACAGGGTCAGAACCGCACGACGCAGACCGCACACGCGATCTGCGTCAGCGAGGCATGCCGGCGTCCGCGTGACGTGCGCTGCGGCGCATGTCGTGCATCACGCGGATTGCCTCGTTTCATCGCCCGGCTGCGCCGGTCCTTTTCGCACTACGCCGTGTTATTCGCCAATGAAAATTCTTCATCTACTTTCGACAGTCGACCCGCGGGCAGGCGGACCGACTGAAGGTGTACGACAGAGCGGCGTCGCGATGGCGTCGCTGGGTCACGAGGTCGAGGTTGCGTCGCTCGATGCCGCCGACGCGCCGCATGTTCGCGACTTCCCGTTGCCCGTGCATGCGCTCGGTCCAGGGCGCAACTACTACGGCTTCACACCCGATTTCGTGCCGTGGCTCAGCCGCGAGGCGCAGCGCTTCGACGCCGTGATCGTGCATGGACTGTGGCAATACCATGGCTTCGGCGCCTGGCGCGCGCTGCGCGCGTCGAAGGTGCCGTACTACGTGTACACGCACGGCATGCTCGACCCGTATTTCAAGCGCACGTACCCGCTCAAGCATCTGAAGAAGTGGGCGTACTGGCCGTGGGCCGAATATCGCGTGCTGCGCGACGCGGCCGCTGTGATCTTCACGACGGAAGAAGAGCGGCTGCTCGCGCGGCAGTCGTTCTGGCTGTATCGCGCGAACGAACGCGTCGTGCCGTTCGGCACCAACGCTCCGCCGCCGCATGCACAGGCGCTGCGCGAAGCGTTCCTGAGCACTTATCCGGCCCTGCGCGGCAAGCGGATCGTGCTGTTTCTCGGGCGCATCCACGAAAAGAAGGGCTGCGATCTGCTGATTCACGCGTTCGCCGATCACGCGCAGCGCGACCCCGAGGCGCATCTCGTGATTGCGGGTCCCGATGCAACGGGCTGGCAGCGGCCACTGCAGGCGCTCGCGCGCTCGTGCGGGATCGAGGAACGAATTGCGTGGCCGGGCATGCTGCAGGGCGATCTGAAATGGGGCGCCTTCTATGCGAGCGACGTGTTCGCACTGCCGTCGCATCAGGAGAACTTCGGCGTGGCCGTAGCGGAAGCGTTGGCGTGCGGCCTGCCCGTGCTGCTGTCGGACAAGGTCGGCGTGTGGCGCGAAGTGGAGAACGACCACGCGGGTTTCGTGTCGAGCGACACGATCAACGGCACGCAGCGCAATCTGCTGAACTGGCATTCGCTCGATGCCGCCGCGAAGGGGAACATGCGCGAGCAGGCGCGCAGGACGTTTGACGCGCGCTTCGGTATCGAAAGCATGATCGATTCGTTGACTGCGCTGCTGCAACCTCAGCCTGCCGTTGCGCCTCGTGCCGCCGATCAGCAGTCGCCGCAGAATACGCCTGGTGCGATGCCGAGGAAGGTGCCGGCGCAGAGGGAGCCGTCGGTGAATTGAGTCTGCTTTGCGCCTTCGCACACGTTGCGAAGGCGCACAAAGAAAAATCCCGCGATTTGCATCGCGGGATTTTTTATTGCTGGGTGTCTGTCTTCGCGGGTAACGAAGCCCTCACATCGCCTCATTCCCCCCAGCCCGCACCAGTGATTGCGCCGCGATCGGCAGCTTGCCTAGTTCGGCATTCGACACGCCAAACCGCATGCTCCCGGCCGCCTCGCCGATCGGCAGAATCGTCGCCGTGTCGGGCTTGCCGAGCCGCTGCGCGAGATGCTCGCCCAGCCGCAACGCAAGCGCCGAAATCGTGATCGTCGGAAAGTTTGCACCGACTGTCGGAAACACCGAGCTTCCTGCGACATACAGATTGCTCACGCCATGCATCTTGCAGTCGCGATCGACGACGCCTTCACGCGGCGAATCGTGCATCCGTGTCGTGCCCATGTGATGCCACGTGCCTTCGAGCTTCGCCGGCAACGACGCGCGGCCCTCGAGCGGCTCGTCGAGTTCGACCTCGGCGACGCCCATCATCTTCAGTTCGTCGGCGAGCAGCTGGAACGTGCGGTCGAACGTACGCTGCACGAGCTCCGTGAGCCGCCAGTCGACTTTCACACGCGGCAGGCCCAGCGCGTCCTTGCGATCG includes these proteins:
- a CDS encoding glycosyltransferase — its product is MKILHLLSTVDPRAGGPTEGVRQSGVAMASLGHEVEVASLDAADAPHVRDFPLPVHALGPGRNYYGFTPDFVPWLSREAQRFDAVIVHGLWQYHGFGAWRALRASKVPYYVYTHGMLDPYFKRTYPLKHLKKWAYWPWAEYRVLRDAAAVIFTTEEERLLARQSFWLYRANERVVPFGTNAPPPHAQALREAFLSTYPALRGKRIVLFLGRIHEKKGCDLLIHAFADHAQRDPEAHLVIAGPDATGWQRPLQALARSCGIEERIAWPGMLQGDLKWGAFYASDVFALPSHQENFGVAVAEALACGLPVLLSDKVGVWREVENDHAGFVSSDTINGTQRNLLNWHSLDAAAKGNMREQARRTFDARFGIESMIDSLTALLQPQPAVAPRAADQQSPQNTPGAMPRKVPAQREPSVN